GCCCATTTTTCGTTTCTGGAAAGCCTTATGGACGTTCGTCAATTGATTGAAAGCACCCTGTCTGGAATGGGGTACGAGCTTGTAGATATGCAGGCAACGCCACGCGGTGGCATGCAACTGTTCATTGATCGCCTAGATCATTCATCAGGCGGCGTGACAATTGACGACTGTGTAAAGGTAAGTAACCACCTTAGCAATTTGTTCTTAGTTGAAAACGTTAGCTATGAACGCCTAGAGGTGTCTTCTCCTGGCTTGGATCGTCTTTTAAATAAACCAACAGACTTTGAACGGTTTGCTGGCAAAAAAATTAAGGTCAAGTTGCGAGTGGCGGTAGAAAACCACAAAAAAGTGGTTGGTTACTTACAAGGTCTTAAAGACGATGTGTTAACGGTGACTGTGGATGGCAAAGATTGGAATTTGCCAATGCAGCAAGTTGACAAGGTACGTCTAGAACCAGACTTCTAAGTACATACTAAAAAAATAGATGAACACCAAGTTGCCGAATCGTGCAACAGGTGTTTGAACAGAATGGTAATTGTTTATTGAATTGGTGCGAATTTCGCCCGGAGGCAAGACATGAGTCGTGAAATTCTGTTGCTGGTCGATGCGCTGGCGCGGGAAAAGAATGTCGGTAAAGAAGTTGTGTTTGGTGCACTAGAATATGCGCTGGCTTCTGCAACCAAAAAGCGCTACGAAGAAGATATCGACGTGCGTGTCGAAATTGATCGCCACACTGGCGAATACAAGAGCTTCCGTCGCTGGGAAATTGTAGAACGTGATGTGTTCGAATTTCCAAGTAAGCAGATGATGCCGCACGAAATTGAAGAAGATTACCCAGAGCTAACATTGGCACTAGGTGATTATCTTGAAGAGCCACTAGAAGCGATCGAGTTCGGTCGTATTGGTGCGCAAACTGCTAAGCAAGTGATTTTGCAGCGCATTCGTGATGCTGAACGTGAACAGTTGCTAGAAGACTTCTTGGCACGTAAAGAGCATTTGGTGAACGGCGTGATCAAGCGTATGGACCGTAATGGTGCCATCGTTGAAGCCGGTAAACTAGAAGCACTGTTACCTCGCGATCAAATGATCCCGAAAGAGAACTTGCGTGTTGGTGACCGTGTTCGTGCTTTCTTGGCAAAAATCGAGCGTACTAATCGCGGTCCTCAAATTCAATTGTCTCGTACCGCACCTCAATTCATTACTAAGTTGTTTGAATTAGAAGTGCCAGAAATTGAAGAAGGTCTGATCGAGTTAAAAGGTGCTGCTCGTGACCCTGGTGTACGTGCAAAGATTGCTGTGAAAAGCAATGATCCACGTATTGACCCACAAGGTACATGTATCGGTATGCGTGGTAGCCGTGTTACAGCTGTAACAAATGAGCTAGCAGGTGAGCGTGTCGACATTATCTTGTGGTCTAGCGATGCAGCTGGTTTTGTGGTGAACGCCTTGGCGCCTGCAGAAATTAGCCGTATTGCCGTGGATGAAGAAGCGCACAGCATGGATGTAGTGGTCAGCGAAGATCAATTAGCAATTGCGATTGGTCGTGGCGGTCAGAACGTTCGCTTAGCTTCAGAACTAACTGGCTGGCAAATCAACATCATGACCGTTGATCAGGCAGAAGAAAAACATCAAGCAGAATTTGCTGCGATTCGCCAATTGTTCATCGAAGCACTAGATGTCGATGAAGAAGTGGCGGATGTGCTGGTGCAGGAAGGCTTCTCTACACTAGAAGAAGTTGCCTATGTGCCATTGGCTGAAATGCTTGAAATTGATGCGTTTGATGAAGAAACCGTCAATGAACTACGTAGCCGTGCTCGCAACTCATTGTTAACCCGTGCCATTGCTAGCGAAGAACAGCTAGAAGCTGGTGCAGTTGGTTTGCAAGAAGTTGAAGGCGTGGATAGTGATATCGCCCACAAGTTGGTCGAAAAAGGTATTCAAACCCGTGATGATCTGGCCGAGTTGGCAGTTGATGAACTGGTAGAAATTACTGGCATTGACGAGGAAAAGGCAAAAGCCCTGATCCTAAAGGCGCGTGAGCACTGGTTTAATTAAGAGCACTCCGAAATAGGGAGCGGGTATGTCAATTTCAAATGTCGCACAATTTGCTGATGAGCTAAAACTCAAGCCAGAGTTGTTGCTAGATCAGCTTAAAGCGGCTGGGGTCAACAAATCATCTATTAAAGATGAACTATCAGAGCACGATAAATCCCGGTTGCTGGATTATCTACGCCGTCAACACGGTGCAGGTGATGCATCCAAAAAAATTACGTTAACTCGTCGTCAAACGAGTGAAATTCGTCAATCAGATGGTTCTGGCCGTGCTCGTACCATTCAGGTTGAAGTAAAGAAAAAGCGTGTGTTTGAAAAGCGTGAAGCAGTAGTTGAGTCTGCAGTTGAAGCAGCTGCTGAAGAAGCTTTGAATGATGCCGCCGAAGTGGCAGAAGAATTGAGCACTGAGGTTGTTGCAGAGGTAGCTGAAGTTGTAGAGGCAGTTGTTGAAGTGCCTGTAGCCGTTGAAGAGCCTGCGCCAGAAGTGGTCGAAGTAGCTGCTGAACCTGTAGTTGAAGAGGTTGTTGTTGCAACCCCTGAGCCGGTTGTTGAAGCTGAGCCTGTGGTTGAAGCCGTTGCGCCTCAAGTTGAAGAAGTGGTAGAAGCGCCTCCAGTGGTTGTTGCAGAAGAAACAGACACGCGCGCTCGCCCACAAGGAACTCTGCACGTGAAACATTCTATTCTGACGCCAGAAGAAGTTGCTAGCCGCGAAGCTGAAGCTAAGCGCCAGCAAGAGCTACGTGCACGCCAAGACGCCGATCGCCTTGCTCGTCTAGAGCGCGAAGAGCGAATTAAGCGTGCTCAGGCTGCTCAGCAAGAGGCCGCTAATGCGCCAAAAGTTGAACAGGCTAAAGGTAACAAAGATGCCAAACCAGGTGCGAAACCTGCGAAACCAGCTACGCCACAAAAGCCAGCTGCAGCAGTGCAAGCCATGGTGGACAAGAAAGACAACAAACGTGGTGGCCGTGATGACCGTGAAGGTGATGGCGGTAAGAAGCGTGGTGGTCTGAAAGTTCGTGGCGCGACAGACGGTGGTACCGGTGATTGGAGAACGAAGAAGGGTGGCAAAAACCGTCACCAAGCTGATGTTCAACAATTCCAAGCGCCAACTGAACCAATTGTACGCGATATTGCTGTGCCTGAAACCATTACCGTGGCAGAACTTGCTCACAAGATGGCTGTGAAAGCAGCTGAAGTGATCAAGACCATGATGAAAATGGGTTCTATGGTCACGATTAACCAGGTGCTAGACCAAGAAACTGCCATGATTGTGGTAGAAGAAATGGGGCACGTGGCAAAGGCTGCTAAACTAGATGATCCAGAGTCATTGCTAGAAGCAACTGATGGCAACCAGCAAGAGTTTGCTAAATCTCATCGTGCACCAGTGGTGACAGTGATGGGTCACGTTGACCATGGTAAAACTTCGCTACTTGACCATATTCGCCGCGCGAAAGTGGCGTCTGGTGAGGCGGGTGGTATTACTCAGCACATCGGTGCGTATCACGTTGAAACTGAACGTGGCATGATTTCCTTCCTTGATACCCCAGGTCACGAAGCGTTTACCGCTATGCGTGCTCGCGGTGCGAAGGTAACTGACTTAGTTGTGTTGGTGGTTGCTGCGGATGATGGTGTGATGCCTCAAACGATTGAAGCGATCCACCATGCCAAAGCCGCTAATGTACCTATCGTGGTTGCGGTGAACAAGATTGATAAAGCGGAAGCAAACGCAGAGCGTATTCGCCAAGAGTTGACTCAGCACGAAGTGGTGCCAGAGGACTGGGGTGGCGACTCAATGTTTGTTGATGTTTCTGCAAAAACAGGTCTTGGCATTGATAACTTGCTAGAGGCGATTCTGTTGCAAGCCGAGGTGCTAGAGCTAACCGCCTCTCCAGAAGCGCCAGCTAAAGGTATTATTATCGAAGCCCGCTTGGATAAAGGTCGTGGTTCTGTTGCGACAATGTTGGTGACAGACGGTACGCTACGCCGTGGCGATATCGTTCTTGCTGGTGGCGTGTACGGCCGTGTCCGTGCGATGCTAGATGAGAACGGTAAGCAAATTAACGAAGCAGGTCCATCGATTCCTGTTGAAATCTTAGGCTTGTCTGAAGTGCCAAATGCTGGTGAAGATGCAATGGTACTGGCGGATGAGCGTAAAGCACGTGAAATTGCCTTGTTCCGTCAAGGTAAGTTCCGCGATGTGAAACTGGCTAAACAGCAAGCAGCTAAACTTGAAAATATGTTCGAGCAGATGGCTGAAGGCGAAGTGAAAACCTTGCCGTTGATCATCAAAGCAGACGTTCAAGGTTCTTACGAAGCGTTGGCACAGTCACTACAGAAACTGTCTACGCCAGAAGTAAAAGTGAACATTATTCACAGTGCGGTTGGTGCAATCAGTGAATCTGATGTGAACTTGGCAATTGCTTCTGGTGCGGTCATGATCGGCTTTAACGTACGTGCGGATGCACAATCACGCCGTCTGGCTGAAAATAATGGTGTAGATATTCGTTACTACAACATTATTTACCAAGCAGTAGATGATGTGAAATCTGCATTGTCTGGCATGTTGGCACCAGAAAAACGTGAACAAGTAATCGGTATGGTTGAGATCCGCCAAGTATTCGTGATCTCTAAAGTCGGTACGATTGCTGGTTGTTACGTGCATGATGGTGCGGTACGTCGTAACTCTGGCGTACGCGTATTGCGTAATAATGTGGTTATCCACCAAGGTGAACTCGATTCGCTCAAGCGCTTCAAAGATGATGTGAAAGAAGTGAAGAGCAACTTTGAGTGTGGTCTGTCACTGAAGAATTACAACGACCTGAAAGAAGGCGATATGTTGGAAATCTTCGAAGTGGTAGAGGTAGCCCGTTCACTGTAAGTTGCCTAATAGACAATTGCAGTCGGTAACCAAATGACGCCAAAGCTACGGATTTAACCCCGTAGCTTTGCGTTTTTGTAAGATAAGGAATAACTATGTCCAAGCACTATTCGCGTTCTGATCGCGTTGCACAACAATTGCAGCGTGATATTGCCGAATTGATTCGTGCAGAGTTGGATCACCCTAAAGCATCGTTAATCACGATTACTGACATGGAAGTAACGCGTGATTACTCGCATGCCAAAGTGTTTTATACCTTTATGGGTGATGCAGCTGAAACAGTAGAAATTACGGCAAAGTTAGAGCAGGCAAAAGGATTCTTGCGCTCTGAATTGGCACGTGGCATTAAGCTTTTTAAAATGCCTGAATTGCATTTCATTTATGATCATTCGATTGAAAATGGTATGCATTTGGATCGTTTGATTTCTGAAGCGAATCAACAACATAGCGATGATGAGTAATACGCATGAAGCGTAAGATTGATGGCGTTTTGTTGATTGATAAACCTTATGGTTGGTCTAGTAACAAAGCGTTGATGAAAACGCGTTGGTTGTTACAGGCTCAGAAAGCAGGGCATACAGGTGTACTAGATCCTTTAGCAACGGGATTATTGCCTATTTGCTTTGGTGAGGCGACTAAATATGCTCAGCGATGGCTAGATGCTGACAAAGGTTATTTGGCAACTATCTCTTTAGGTCAGACCATGACGACTGGTGACTTAGAGGGTGAGGTGTTGGAAATCAAGCCAGTTACCTGCACGGAAGCAGATGTTCACCGGGTATTAAGCCAGTTTTTAGGGCAAATTTCTCAGGTGCCTCCTCTGTATTCTGCGCTTAAGCACCAAGGTAAGCCGCTTTATGAGTATGCGCGTGCTGGTCAGGAAATTGAAAGACAAGCGCGCACAATTACTATTTATGAGTTACAATTGATATCTTGCCAACTTCCTGTGCTGGAAGTCGCTGTGCGTTGCTCTAAAGGCGCGTACATTCGAACACTAGCAGAGGATATTGGTAAAGCGTTGGGGTGTGGGGCGCATTTATCTGCACTTCGTCGCACAGGTACAGGTGGTTTTGATTTGTCTTCTTCGTATACGATTGAAGCAGTTGAAGCGCTTGATATGGACGCGCGAGAAGCGCTGCTATTACCGGTAGATCTGCTATTAGGCGATTTACCTCAATTGATTTTGCCTGCGGCAGAATCAATTAAGTTGTCTCATGGTCAGGCTGTGCGCCATAACGGTCAACCAGGGCAACAACGGGTATACAACCCTGAAGGAAAATTCATCGGTTTAGGTGAAATTCGTGAAGGTACGTTATATCCGGCGCGCATGATGGGAAACGCCTGAGTTTGGGCTTGGACGCAACCTGTTTGCAGCGGAAAAATTTAATTGACTAGTTATCTTCTTAGATAACCATACTTGGAGAAATAAAATGGCGTTTACCGTAGCCCAAAAAGCAGAAGTTGTTAAACAGTATCAGCGTAAAGATGGCGATACCGGTTCTTCAGAAGTACAAGTTGCTTTGTTGACCGCTCGTATCAACGATTTGACTGGCCACTTCAAAGAGCACAAAAAAGACCACCACTCTCGTCGTGGTTTGTTGCGCTTGGTTAGCCGTCGTCGTAAATTGCTGGACTACCTAAAACGTACAGATCTAGATCTATATCGTTCTCTGATCGAACGTCTAGGTCTGCGTAAGTAATACCTGGCGGTTGACCGCTAGCCTGTATGCCACCCGCCGCTAATGTTAGGGCTGGGTGGCATATTCGTATCGAGGGAAGGGAGTCTCTAATCGTGCCCGGCACCATTTGGGTGACGTGCAGGCTTAGAGTCTTCCTTCGGCAAGGCGAGCCGTTCGGGCATGCCGATACACCGTAGTTTTCGATTCCACTTGATGATGAGTTAGTGATTGATATCAAGCGTTGGGGAAAGAGAATGAACTGTGGTCGGGTTTAATGTGTGAAAGGAAATGTTTTGAAATTACAATTAAGCTCTGTGAAAAAAAGCTTTCAGTACGGCCAACATACCGTAACTTTAGAAACTGGTGAAATCGCTCGTCAAGCAACTGGCGCAGTGATTGCTAGCATGGGCGACACCGCTGTTTTAGTTAGTGTGGTAGCTGCATCTAGCGTCAAACCTGGTCAGGATTTCTTTCCTCTGACCGTTGATTACCAAGAACGTACATACGCTGCGGGTAAAATTCCTGGTGGCTTCTTTAAGCGTGAAGGCCGTCCTAGCGAGAAAGAAATTTTAGTTTCTCGTTTGATCGACCGTCCTCTACGTCCGTTATTCCCAGAAGGCTTCTTCAACGATATTCAAATCGTTGCGACCGTCATGTCTGTTGATCCACAGATCGATCCAGATATCCCTGCAATGTTGGGTGCTTCTGCTGCGTTGGCAATTGCTGGTGTGCCATTTGATGGTCCTATCGGTGCTGCACGTGTTGGTTTTGTGGATGGCCAATATGTATTGTGTCCAACAGTAGACCAATTGAAGAATTCATCATTGGATCTAGTGGTTGCTGGTACTGAAACCGCTGTATTAATGGTTGAGTCTGAAGCAAAAGAATTGCCTGAAGATGTGATGCTTGGCGCGGTTGTATTTGGTCACGAGCAAATGCAAGCTGCGATCAATGCAATCCTAGACTTGGCTGAAGAAGGTGGCAAAGATCTTTGGGATTGGCAAGCAGCTGCTTCTGACGAAGAAATGGAAGCGCGCGTTGCAGGTCTTGCACAAGAAGGCATTGCAAACGCTTATCGTATTCGTAACAAACAAGAACGTTCTCAAGCCCTGTCTGAATTAAAAGAAAAAGTGTTTGCAGAAGTCCTGACTGAAGACATGGGCACCGAACGTGTTAACCAGATCAAGAACATGTTCAAATCGCTAGAAGCTAGCGTTGTTCGTGGTCAGATCTTGGCTGGTGAGCCACGTATCGACGGTCGTGATACACGTACCGTTCGTCCAATCGCTATTCGTTCTGGTGTCTTGCCACGTACACACGGTTCTGTGTTGTTTACTCGCGGTGAAACACAGGCATTAGTGGTTGCTACGCTAGGTACGCCACAAGACGTACAAACAATTGATTCGATCATGGGCGAATACCAAGATCGTTTCATGTTGCATTACAACTTCCCTCCGTACTCTACCGGTGAAGTGGGCCGTGTTGGTACGCCAAAACGCCGCGAAATTGGCCATGGCAACTTGGCTAAACGTGCGTTGAAGGCTGTATTGCCAGCGCAAGAAGATTTCGCATACACCATGCGTGTTGTGTCTGAGATCACTGAATCTAACGGTTCTTCTTCAATGGCTTCTGTTTGTGGCGGTTGTTTGTCACTAATGGACGCAGGTGTGCCACTAAAATCACACGTTGCTGGTGTAGCAATGGGCTTGATTAAAGAAGGCAACCGCTTTGCTGTGTTGACCGATATCTTGGGTGATGAAGATCACCTAGGCGATATGGACTTTAAAGTAGCGGGTACCGATACTGGTGTGACCGCACTTCAGATGGACATCAAGATCAACGGTATTACTAAAGAGATCATGAAAGTGGCATTGGACCAAGCAAAAGCTGGCCGTATGCACATTCTTGGTTTGATGAAAGAAGCCGTTTCTGGTGCTAACGAAGAAGTGTCTCAACACGCTCCTCGTATGTACACCATGAAGATCAATCCGGAAAAAATCCGTGATGTGATTGGTAAAGGTGGTGCAGTGATTCGTGCGCTAACGGAAGAAACTGGCACACAGATCAATATCGAAGAAGATGGTACGATCACGATTGCTTCTGTTGGTGCTGAAGGCGCTGCATTGGCGAAAAAACGTATCGAAGAAATTACCGCTGAAGTTGAAGTCGGCGCAATCTATACTGGCCCAGTAGTAAAACTGCTTGAGTTCGGTGCGATTGTTAACCTAATTCCTAACAAAGATGGTTTGCTACACATCAGCCAGATTGCTCACGAACGCGTGAACAATGTTGCTGACTATGTGAAAGAAGGCGATACCGTTACTGTTAAGGTATTGGAAATCGACGAAAAAGGTCGTGTGAAATTGTCTATGAAGGCATTGTTACCACCTCCTGAGAAAAAAGCACCTGCAGCGCCAGCTGAAGATGCTCAAGGTTAATTGATCGCGCTTGCGAAATTAGCCCTAAGAAAGCCACCAGCAATGGTGGCTTTTTTTATTGGTGCGGTTACTTGTTTAAGGGGAGTTATAATCGAGTTCTTACTTCTGCAATGATTTGCATCGCCTCTCTTAAGCGTGCATGATCTGGGGCTGACGCAAGTGCCATACGGATGCCGGATGGGCTGGGTGTAGCGGTGGTACTAAAAACCCTGTCTGAAGCAACGCGAATACCGTGTGAGAGCAATAAATTAGCAAGAATGTGACTTTGTTGTTCGGTTTGCGTATGTAACCAACGGTGTGGGCTAAAGTGCTCATCTGTTTCAGATTGTCCAATAAACGAATCCGCAATTTGATGCCGCAAATGCATTTCCTTCTTTTGTTTTTGTAGTCGCTTTAATGCGGTGCCTGTCTTCAGCCACTCTTCTGCAATATCTGCTTGTAGCGGGTTTACATACCAACTTGTGCTGTGCCAATGTCCTTCACCAAATGGTAATTGTTTACCTGGATCAAAAATGGCACCAATTCTTAGGCCTGGCGCTACTGTTTTAGATAGGCCACTAATGTAGATTACTTTTTCGGGGCAAATAGAAACCATTGCTGGTTGTGGGTGTTTGGCAAAAGGGCCGTATACATCTTCTTCTATGACGGTGATGGGGTAGCGTCGAATGAGCGCAGCTAAGGCTTCTCTCTCTGCAATCGGCATCGTCATGGTGGTCGGATTATGCAAAGTTGGCATTAGCACCAGTGTACGAATACCGCCTTGTTTTAATTTCTTCTCTAGTTGAATTAAGTCGATCCCCGTTTTAGACATGGGAATGCCGATTAATCGAATGCCTAATTGCGTAGCGACCGTTTTTAAACCTGGGTAGGTAAGGGATTCGCAGAGGATACTTTCTCCTTTGGATACGAAACTAGCGAGTACTTCTGTTAAAGCGTGCTGTGCGCCTGTGCATAGTGTTAAATCGCTTGTATTTACTTTCCCCGTTTGGTGTTGGTGTTCAAACCAATTCGCTAAAGCATCTTTGATTGGTTGCCAATCATCCCATTGTCGATAAGCCATGGTGTGGGCGAGTGATCTGGTTTGACAAAGATGTTGCAGGGTTTCTGATAGATCTTGGTCGTCTGCATGAATCGGATAGGTGCTAACGGATAGATCTATCCAGGTAGATTCATGTTTGGCTAAGGAAAATAATTTCGGTGCTGCATTTGGGTGAGAAACAAAGGTGCCATTTCCCATGGCCGCATAGACTAGATGCTGGCTAATAGCTGTCTTATAAGCCCGGGTGACGGTAGATAAATGTACACCCAATAAATCGGCTAGCAATCTTTGTGGCGGAAGGCGTTCTCCCGGTTGTAGTTTGCCATTTCGAATATCAAATTCAATTGCAGAGACGAGCGCAAGATAGCGAGGTCCTGAATAGGTGCTGAGATCGGGTAACCACATAGCGGATAAACACAATGGATAGAGTATGAACAGTATGAAGCGCTTATAGAGGAATTGTCATGCAGACATTTGCTTTTTTTACTACAAATTGGTTAAGGATAGATGAAAACGTATCCGTTAAATTACCTAGTAGGGTGAATAACTGACTGGCGATTATTGCAAAAAGACGTCGTTTTTGTTTCATTAACTGTTTTTTACAAAGGTGAGACAGATGTTTGCCAATCTGAAAATCTCGACCAAGTTGACGGTTAGTTTTGTTTCTATTGCAGTGCTATTGCTGATTGTGATGGGAATGGGGCTGGGTAGCTTGGGTATATTAAAGTCTGGGATGTCAGATACAGCTGCCGTTGGTGAGCGTGCCCGTACGCTAAGCCAAATGGAAGCAGCAACGATGAATCTCGCCATTGTTGCAAGAGCTTCTGTCTCAGATATGAATAATGAGACGACGGATAAGAACTTGAAAGCCTTATTAGCGGGGATTAATGAGCTTGAAGCCGATGCAAATGCTTATCAAGCGGCTGCGAAAGATACGCAAACACCTGCAGAAGCGGCGATTCTGACAAAGTTGATGGAAAGCAAAGCCAAGATTGTTCCACAGTTTAAAGAGATTCATAAGTTGGTACAGTCTTATCTTCATGGCGAAGGTACGAATGTCTTTCAGACCATTGTCTGGCCTGAAATTCAAAAGCAAAAAACTTGGTACGCTGAGCTTAAAAAGCAGCAAACTGGTTTGTTAAAGGCAACAGAGCAACATGCAATTACGACCTACCAAGCGGCATTTACTGGGCTCTTGGTTGTTTCTGCTATTTCTGTGGTGCTGAGCTTAGTGCTTGGTGTGGTGGTCACCAAAAGTGTGGTGCAACCATTGCGAGATGCGGTGGATGTGGCAGAAAAAGTCGCTAGTGGTGATCTGACTGGTGAGTTGCTGGTTACCCGCAAGGATGAGACTGGGCAATTGTTGCTGGCGCTTCAAAAAATGAAGAAAAGTTTAGCAGCAACCGTGTCTACGGTTTTTGGCGGGGCAAAAGATGTAAAAGAAGCTTCAGCAAGCTTACTGGATGCAACACATGGTTTACAAGTTCGTGTGACATCGCAAGTGGAAGCCACAGCAGCAACGGCTGCTGCGGTGGAGCAAATTACCGATAGTATGAGCAATGTCGCCGATGCTGCGGATGATTTGCGCGCATTATCTGGCAAGAGCTTGCAGGCAACGCAAGAAGGCAGCAATCGCTTGGTGGAATTGACCGCGCAAATTACTTCTGTTGAAAATAGTGTGACGGATATTGCTTCTGCGGTGCAATCATTTGTGGTGAGTACGCGTGAAATTACCGCCATGACGCAGCAAGTGAGAGAGATCGCTGATCAAACCAATTTGCTAGCCTTAAATGCGGCGATTGAGGCGGCGAGGGCGGGTGAACAAGGCCGTGGATTTGCCGTGGTGGCGGACGAGGTTAGAAGGCTGGCAGAAAAGTCTGCGCTATCTGCAAGTAGTATTGATGAAGTGACACAAGAACTGGCGAAGCAATCTACCCGCGTGGCAGAGGTGATTGAAAAAGGCCGTGAAGCGATGGCAGCAGGTTCTGTTGCCGTTGTGAAAGTGTCAGAAACGTTGGCTGCTTCGCGTGATGCAGTTGAACAAGCCAATGCGGGTGTAGACGATATTGCCGCTTCTGTACGAGAACAAAAACAAGCGGCGACTGCAATTGCAATGTCGATGGAAGAAGTGGCGAGAATGTCGGATGAAAATGCATCAACCGTCGCTGCCGCTTCTTCACAAGTAGATGACATGGCTGCGGTGGCGAATCAGCTAGCATCTTCGGTGAGTGTGTTTAAAGTCTAGCTGACGATGGATCACTGAATGAAAGGCCTTGTTGAGAGACAAGGCCTTTTTCTTTTGTGTCGGCAAAATTGTCATGCAGACATTATCGATTTTATGTGCGGGATACTTAGTTCACCCAAACAGAAGGAGATAATCATGCAATGGCCAACCTTAGCGCAATTAGAAGTGGCTGCGAGCATTGTGTATGAATCAATGCCCGCTACGCCACAATATACATGGCAGCAACTAAGCCAACTATTTGGGCGTACGGTTTGGGTGAAGCATGAAAACGTCACTCCATTAGGCGCGTTTAAAATGCGGGGTGGTTTGGTGTATGTAAAAAATTTAGCTGCGCAACAACCAACTGCACGCTTAGTGTCTGCCACCAGAGGCAATCATGGACAGTCGATTGCTTTTGCGGCGGCCAAGTATGGTTTGCCGGTGACGATTGTTGTACCAGAAGGGAATAGTGAGTCTAAAAACCGGGCGATGCGTGCGCTTGGTGCGGATTTGCGCGTGATTGGAGCGGATTTTCAAGCCGCACGAGAAGCTGCTGCCCATATCGCTCAAACCGAAGGCGGTGTGTTGGTGCCTTCGTTCCATCCAGATTTAGTCATGGGGGTGGCCAGCTATGCCTTAGAGTTAATGCGCGCTGCACCTGATTTGGCACGTATTTATGTGCCTATTGGTATGGGCTCTGGCGCGGCAGGTGTGTGTTATGCCAAAGCGGCTTTAGGACATCATGTCGACATTGTTGGGGTAACTTCTGCGCATGCCCCGGCGTATGCTAGAGCGTTTGAAACAGGGGACTGTATACCAATGGAGGTGACTACGCAGCTGGCTGATGGGTTGGCATGTCGTAGTCCAGACGCGAATGCGGTTGCGGTATTACGCAAAGGGTTATCGCGTGTCGTTGAAGTAACTGATGATGAAGTTAAAATGGCGATTCGAACCTTGGCAGAAATGACGCATCATTTGGCTGAAGGGGCAGGGGCCGCATCCATGGCTGCTGCCATGCAAGACCTTCAAGCTAATCGTCTAGATGGTGTTGGCCCTATCGCTATCTTGATGACGGGGGGCAATATTGATTTACCCGTATTAGGTGAAATCTTAAATGCCCCTGTCTCTATTGGTTTGGACGAACATGTGCTGGCTTGATACAGCTACAGCATAGTGGGAGATTGAGATTCTGTCCACGTTGGATATTTCTGCATGACTGCATCAAATACGGGCTGGTTTTGCATTGCACTTAACCACGCCCGTAATTGTGGGTAATTTGCTGCTTCAAACCATACCGGGTCTACTTTAGCAAACTGCCGGATAAATGGAAAAATGGCAAAGTCAGCCAACGTAGGTGTCTCTGCAAGTAGAAAGAGATTGCTGCTTAGGCATGTTTCTAACGCTGTTAAAAAGATCTCTCCCATTTCTCTATGTGTGGTTTGAGGCAAATCCGGATAACGCTCTGGGTATTTATAGCGATCGAGTGACGCTTTAAACT
The genomic region above belongs to Leeia speluncae and contains:
- the truB gene encoding tRNA pseudouridine(55) synthase TruB, with amino-acid sequence MKRKIDGVLLIDKPYGWSSNKALMKTRWLLQAQKAGHTGVLDPLATGLLPICFGEATKYAQRWLDADKGYLATISLGQTMTTGDLEGEVLEIKPVTCTEADVHRVLSQFLGQISQVPPLYSALKHQGKPLYEYARAGQEIERQARTITIYELQLISCQLPVLEVAVRCSKGAYIRTLAEDIGKALGCGAHLSALRRTGTGGFDLSSSYTIEAVEALDMDAREALLLPVDLLLGDLPQLILPAAESIKLSHGQAVRHNGQPGQQRVYNPEGKFIGLGEIREGTLYPARMMGNA
- the rimP gene encoding ribosome maturation factor RimP; the encoded protein is MDVRQLIESTLSGMGYELVDMQATPRGGMQLFIDRLDHSSGGVTIDDCVKVSNHLSNLFLVENVSYERLEVSSPGLDRLLNKPTDFERFAGKKIKVKLRVAVENHKKVVGYLQGLKDDVLTVTVDGKDWNLPMQQVDKVRLEPDF
- the infB gene encoding translation initiation factor IF-2; protein product: MSISNVAQFADELKLKPELLLDQLKAAGVNKSSIKDELSEHDKSRLLDYLRRQHGAGDASKKITLTRRQTSEIRQSDGSGRARTIQVEVKKKRVFEKREAVVESAVEAAAEEALNDAAEVAEELSTEVVAEVAEVVEAVVEVPVAVEEPAPEVVEVAAEPVVEEVVVATPEPVVEAEPVVEAVAPQVEEVVEAPPVVVAEETDTRARPQGTLHVKHSILTPEEVASREAEAKRQQELRARQDADRLARLEREERIKRAQAAQQEAANAPKVEQAKGNKDAKPGAKPAKPATPQKPAAAVQAMVDKKDNKRGGRDDREGDGGKKRGGLKVRGATDGGTGDWRTKKGGKNRHQADVQQFQAPTEPIVRDIAVPETITVAELAHKMAVKAAEVIKTMMKMGSMVTINQVLDQETAMIVVEEMGHVAKAAKLDDPESLLEATDGNQQEFAKSHRAPVVTVMGHVDHGKTSLLDHIRRAKVASGEAGGITQHIGAYHVETERGMISFLDTPGHEAFTAMRARGAKVTDLVVLVVAADDGVMPQTIEAIHHAKAANVPIVVAVNKIDKAEANAERIRQELTQHEVVPEDWGGDSMFVDVSAKTGLGIDNLLEAILLQAEVLELTASPEAPAKGIIIEARLDKGRGSVATMLVTDGTLRRGDIVLAGGVYGRVRAMLDENGKQINEAGPSIPVEILGLSEVPNAGEDAMVLADERKAREIALFRQGKFRDVKLAKQQAAKLENMFEQMAEGEVKTLPLIIKADVQGSYEALAQSLQKLSTPEVKVNIIHSAVGAISESDVNLAIASGAVMIGFNVRADAQSRRLAENNGVDIRYYNIIYQAVDDVKSALSGMLAPEKREQVIGMVEIRQVFVISKVGTIAGCYVHDGAVRRNSGVRVLRNNVVIHQGELDSLKRFKDDVKEVKSNFECGLSLKNYNDLKEGDMLEIFEVVEVARSL
- the rbfA gene encoding 30S ribosome-binding factor RbfA translates to MSKHYSRSDRVAQQLQRDIAELIRAELDHPKASLITITDMEVTRDYSHAKVFYTFMGDAAETVEITAKLEQAKGFLRSELARGIKLFKMPELHFIYDHSIENGMHLDRLISEANQQHSDDE
- the nusA gene encoding transcription termination factor NusA; this translates as MSREILLLVDALAREKNVGKEVVFGALEYALASATKKRYEEDIDVRVEIDRHTGEYKSFRRWEIVERDVFEFPSKQMMPHEIEEDYPELTLALGDYLEEPLEAIEFGRIGAQTAKQVILQRIRDAEREQLLEDFLARKEHLVNGVIKRMDRNGAIVEAGKLEALLPRDQMIPKENLRVGDRVRAFLAKIERTNRGPQIQLSRTAPQFITKLFELEVPEIEEGLIELKGAARDPGVRAKIAVKSNDPRIDPQGTCIGMRGSRVTAVTNELAGERVDIILWSSDAAGFVVNALAPAEISRIAVDEEAHSMDVVVSEDQLAIAIGRGGQNVRLASELTGWQINIMTVDQAEEKHQAEFAAIRQLFIEALDVDEEVADVLVQEGFSTLEEVAYVPLAEMLEIDAFDEETVNELRSRARNSLLTRAIASEEQLEAGAVGLQEVEGVDSDIAHKLVEKGIQTRDDLAELAVDELVEITGIDEEKAKALILKAREHWFN